The sequence below is a genomic window from Thermodesulfobacteriota bacterium.
GCCTTTGTCGGCCTCATCCTGGTGGTTGGCGGCATCTATATCCTCATCGGCGCCGGCCGAGCCGTTCTCACCGGCGACGTCGAGACCCCAAGCTGGATCGCCCTGGTTGGTGCCGTCATCTCCATCGCGCTCAACGAGCTGATGTTCCATTACGAGGACTGCGTCGGCAAGAAGAACAACTGCCCCGCCATCATCGCCGATGCCTGGGACAACCGCTCCGATGCCTTGTCCTCCACCGGCGTGCTGATCGGCGTTGGCCTGGCCACCCTGGGCTTTGCCTACGGGGACGCCATCGCCGCCATCGCCGTCGGCCTGCTGGTGGTGAAGATCGGGGTGAAGCTCACGGTCGAGGCCATCGACGGGCTCATGGACGCCTCGGCCGAGGCGGAGCTGGTGGCAAGAATCGACCAGCTGGCGCGCAGCGTCTTCGGCGTCCTGGACGTGGGGCTTGTCCGCGCCCGTCTGGTCGGCGAGGAGATGCATGTGGACATCGAGGTGGTGGTGGACGGCGACCGCAAGGTCTACGAGGGGGATCTCATCGCCGATCACCTGCGCACTCGGGTGCAGAGCGAGGTTGCCCACATCGGCAATGTCCAGGTCTTTCTGACGCCGCCAGGGGAGACCGCCGCTCAGGGCGAGGTATCCGTGATGGCCACTTCTGTCTGACGCCCCTCCTACGACGAGCCTGCCATGCGTATCGAGGACAATGTCGTCATCATGGCCGCCGTGATCCTGGTGGCGGTGACTGTAGCCGCGCTCTTGCCACCGGATCTGCTCCGGGAGGTCCGCCATGAGCTGGCTGC
It includes:
- the mamB gene encoding magnetosome biogenesis CDF transporter MamB gives rise to the protein MNPEECAACRDEVVWYALSTNAFLTFLKVCLGLLSGSSALVADALHSFSDVVANLATIASLKISSRPADDQHPYGYGHAQFIATAFVGLILVVGGIYILIGAGRAVLTGDVETPSWIALVGAVISIALNELMFHYEDCVGKKNNCPAIIADAWDNRSDALSSTGVLIGVGLATLGFAYGDAIAAIAVGLLVVKIGVKLTVEAIDGLMDASAEAELVARIDQLARSVFGVLDVGLVRARLVGEEMHVDIEVVVDGDRKVYEGDLIADHLRTRVQSEVAHIGNVQVFLTPPGETAAQGEVSVMATSV